In one window of Patagioenas fasciata isolate bPatFas1 chromosome 34, bPatFas1.hap1, whole genome shotgun sequence DNA:
- the RPS18 gene encoding small ribosomal subunit protein uS13: protein MTPPLHFRPGATSAPSLPAEPAGGAAAAMSLVIPEKFQHILRVLNTNIDGRRKIAFAITAIKGVGRRYAHVVLRKADIDLTKRAGELTEDEVERVITIMQNPRQYKIPDWFLNRQKDVKDGKYSQVLANGLDNKLREDLERLKKIRAHRGLRHFWGLRVRGQHTKTTGRRGRTVGVSKKK, encoded by the exons ATGACTCCGCCCCTCCACTTCCGGCCCGGCGCCACTTCCGCCCCCTCTCTTCCAGCGGAGCCGGCGGGAGGCGCAGCCGCAGCCATG tccctcgtGATCCCCGAGAAGTTCCAGCACATCCTGCGTGTCCTCAACACCAACATCGACGGGCGCCGCAAAATCGCCTTCGCCATCACGGCCATCAAG GGCGTGGGGCGTCGCTACGCACACGTGGTGCTGCGGAAGGCGGACATTGACCTGACCAAACGGGCCGGGGAGCTCACCGAGGATGAG GTGGAGCGCGTCATCACCATCATGCAGAACCCCCGGCAGTACAAGATCCCCGACTGGTTCCTCAACCGGCAGAAGGACGTCAAGGACGGCAAATACAGCCAG GTTTTGGCCAACGGGCTGGACAACAAACTGCGGGAGGACCTGGAGCGGCTGAAGAAGATCCGGGCGCATCGGGGGCTGCGGCACTTCTGGGG gctgCGTGTGCGGGGCCAGCACACCAAGACCACAGGGCGGCGCGGCCGAACCGTCGGCGTCTCCAAGAAGAAGTGA
- the WDR46 gene encoding WD repeat-containing protein 46, producing MAAAVAASGGRSRSVPRRLRAGPGPAAPERGRERGEPGGVSGRKDPFPGPAPLARPRVKRFLRGATEKVPRAARPWLRRQLQLWGQREEAAAEGAARAELLLPQEPGFLEADPGEDTCTVTQGDIAEAVDIASAAKHFELKLEQFGPYRVDYTRDGRYLLLGGRRGHVAAMEWGTKRLMCEINVMESVADVAWLHSESLLAVAQRRWLHVYDNQGLELQCLKRFPGVLRLQFLPFHLLLATASAAGFLQYLDVAVGQEVAAIATRGGRLAVMAQNPANAVVHLGHGNGTVTLWCPSVPEPLVRLLCHRGAVRALAVDATGTYLASCGTDRRLRVWDARTWRALGERALPLGAGLLDFSQRGALAAACGDQITVWGGEGPPQPFLCHRPPRPPHGLRFCPLEDVLGVGHGGGFSSLLVPGAGEPNFDALELNPFRSRRQRQEWEVKALLDKVPAELLTLDPSQLGRVDKAAWEQKREERIQRLGFDPQAPVPFSPRRRARGRAPQRRKRQVAHEQLRAAIREQVEQREKKAGEGTKGGGAPTPPKKRGALERFRK from the exons ATGGCGGCGGCGGTAGCAGCGAGCGGCGGGCGGTCCCGCTCCGTCCCCCGGCGGctccgggctgggccgggccccgcggcccccgagcggggccgggagcgggggGAGCCGGGCGGCGTGTCCGGG cgcaAGGATCCGtttcccggccccgctcccctcgCCCGGCCCCGGGTGAAACGGTTCCTGCGGGGGGCGACGGAGAAAGTG ccccgggcGGCCCGGCCGTGGCTGCGccggcagctgcagctctgggggcagcgggaggaggcggcggccgaGGGGGCGGCGAgagcggagctgctgctgccccaggagccgGG GTTCCTGGAGGCCGACCCCGGCGAGGACACCTGCACCGTGACCCAAGGGGACATCGCCGAGGCCGTGGACATCGCCAGCGCCGCCAAG CACTTTGAGCTGAAACTGGAGCAGTTTGGGCCGTACCGGGTGGATTACACGCGCGACGGGCG gtaccTGCTGCTGGGCGGCCGGAGGGGCCACGTGGCCGCCATGGAGTGGGGGACGAAGCGGCTGATGTGCGAGATCAACGTCATGGAGAGCGTGGCCGACGTGGC gtggcTGCACAGCGAGTCCCTGCTGGCCGTGGCGCAGCGGCGCTGGCTCCACGTCTACGACAACCAGGGGCTGGAGCTGCAGTGCCTCAAGCGCTTCCCCGGCGTCCTGCGCCTGCAGTTCCTGCCCTTCCACCTGCTCCTGGCCACCGCt AGCGCGGCCGGGTTCCTGCAGTACCTGGACGTGGCGGTGGGGCAGGAGGTGGCCGCCATTGCCACCCGCGGCGGCCGCTTGGCCGTGATGGCGCAGAACCCGGCCAACGCCGTCGTGCACCTGGGCCACGGCAACG gcacgGTGACGCTGTGGTGCCCGTCGGTGCCGGAGCCGCTGGTCCGCCTGTTGTGTCACCGCGGGGCCGTGCGGGCGCTCGCCGTCGACGCCACCGGCAC GTACCTGGCGTCGTGCGGGACGGACAGACGGCTGCGCGTGTGGGACGCGCGGACGTGGCGGGCGCTGGGCGAGCGGGCGCTGCCGCTGGGCGCCGGGCTGCTGGACTTCAGCCAGCGGGGGGCGCTGGCGGCCGCCTGCGGGGACCAGATCACGGT gtgggggggggaggggcccccCCAGCCCTTCCTGTGccaccgccccccccgccccccccacggCCTGCGCTTCTGCCCCCTGGAGGACGTGCTGGGCGTGGGGCACGGGGGGGGCTTCAGCAGCCTCCTGGTGCCGG GGGCGGGGGAGCCCAATTTCGACGCCCTGGAGCTGAACCCCTTCCGGAGCCGGCGGCAGCGCCAGGAGTGGGAGGTCAAGGCGCTGCTGGACAAG GTCCCGGCCGAGCTCCTGACCCTCGACCCCTCCCAGCTGGGCCGCGTGGACAAAGCCGCTTGGGAGCAGAAGCGGGAGGAGCGGATCCAGCGCCTG GGCTTTGACCCGCAGGCCCCGGTGCCGTTCAGCCCGCGCCGCAGGGCCAGGGGCCGCGCCCCCCAGCGCCGCAAGCGCCAGGTGGCCCACGAGCAGCTGCGG gccgCCATccgggagcaggtggagcagcgcGAGAAAAAAGCGGGGGAGGGGACGAAAGGGGGAGGGGCACCCACCCCCCCCAAGAAACGGGGGGCGCTCGAGCGCTTCCGGAAATAA
- the VPS52 gene encoding vacuolar protein sorting-associated protein 52 homolog isoform X2, with protein MATEAAVRGPEPPLEPELEPELGAGPTEAELELEGEELVLDEVDVHIQANLEDALVQEALKTGVDLREYSKQVELELQEVERASIRDYIKESENIASLHNQITACDAILERMEQMLGAFQSDLSSISCEIRALQEHSVAMTLRLRNRRAVRRQLGHLLDQLVVPPAMISAILEAPVTEPQFLEQLRELNGKIDSVKEQAFRDTVACADVQHVLEKLKIKAVTKIREFVLQKIYSFRKPMTNYQIPQNALLKYRFFYQFLLGNDRAVAQELREQYVDTMSKIYLSYFKSYTARLMKIQYEEVAEKDDLMGVEDTAKKGFFSKPSLKNRNTVFTLGNRGGVIAAPELEAPIIVPHAAQKSDLRFPFESLFRSQHYALLDNGCREFAFLCDFFMVAGPSALELFDAVMGKTLAMFLHMDAYVCDCYDGIAVFLCIHIVLRFRAIMAKRNIPAVDRYWEALLELLWPRFEHILELNIQSIQSTDPQKLGFLDTRPHYITRRYAEFSSAIVSINQTFPNEKTNALLGQLQVEVENFVLRVAAEFSSRKEQLIFLINNYDMMLGVLMERAVEESKEVEGFQQLLSARTQEFIEELLSPPFGGMIAFVKEAEALLEKGQLERLRGEEARVTQLARGFSSTWKASVESLSQDVMRSFSNFKNGTSIIQGALTQLIQYYHRFHKVLAQPPLRALPARADLINIHHLMVELKKHKPNF; from the exons ATGGCGACGGAGGCTGCG GTTCGGGGCCCGGAGCCGCCGCTGGAGCCGGAGCTGGAGCCGGAGTTGGGTGCCGGCCCCACCGAGGCCGAGCTGGAGCTGGAAGGGGAGGAGCTGGTGCTGGATGAAGTGGacg ttCACATCCAGGCCAACCTGGAGGACGCGCTGGTGCAGGAGGCGCTGAAGACG GGCGTGGACCTGCGCGAGTACTCCAAGcaggtggagctggagctgcaggaggtGGAACGCGCGTCCATCCGCGACT ACATCAAGGAGAGCGAGAACATCGCGTCGCTGCACAACCAGATCACGGCGTGCGATGCCATCCTGGAG CGCATGGAGCAGATGCTGGGCGCCTTCCAGAGCGACCTGAGCAGCATCAGCTGCGAGATCCGCGCGCTGCAGGAGCACTCGGTGGCCATGACCCTGCGGCTCCGCAACCGCCGCGCCGTGCGCCGCCAGCTCGGCCACCTCCTGGACCAGCTCGTCGTGCCCCCCGCCATGATCAG CGCCATCCTGGAGGCGCCGGTGACGGAGCCGCAGTTCCTGGAGCAGCTGCGGGAGCTCAACGGGAAGATCGACTCGGTGAAGGAGCAAGCGTTCCGCGACACCGTGGCCTGCGCCGACGTGCAGCACGTCCTGGAGAAGCTCAAGATCAAG GCGGTGACCAAGATCCGCGAGTTCGTGCTGCAGAAGATCTACTCGTTCCGCAAGCCCATGACCAACTACCAGATCCCCCAAAACGCGTTGCTGAAGTACag GTTCTTCTATCAGTTCCTGCTGGGGAACGACCGCGCCGTGGCGCAGGAGCTGCGCGAGCAGTACGTGGACACCATGAGCAAGATCTACCTGTCCTACTTCAAGTCCTACACCGCGCGCCTCATGAAGATCCAg TACGAGGAGGTGGCGGAGAAGGACGATCTGATGGGGGTGGAGGACACGGCCAAGAAGG GCTTCTTCTCCAAGCCCTCGCTGAAGAACCGCAACACGGTGTTCACGCTGGGGAACCGCGGCGGCGTCATCGCGGCGCCCGAGCTGGAGGCGCCCATCATCGTCCCCCACGCCGCGCAGAAGAGCGACCTCAGG TTCCCGTTCGAGTCGCTGTTCCGCAGCCAGCACTACGCGCTGCTGGACAACGGCTGCCGCGAGTTCGCCTTCCTCTGCGACTTCTTCATGGTGGCGGGGCCCAGCGCGCTCGAGCTCTTCGACGCCGTCATGGGCAAGACCCTGGCCATGTTCCTG CACATGGACGCGTACGTGTGCGACTGCTACGACGGCATCGCCGTCTTCCTCTGCATCCACATCGTCCTGCGCTTCCGCGCCATCATGGCCAAGCGCAACATCCCGGCCGTCGACAG gtaCTGGGAggcgctgctggagctgctgtggcCGCGTTTCGAGCACATCCTGGAGCTGAACATCCAGAGCATCCAGAGCACCGACCCCCAGAAACTGGGGTTCCTGGACACGCGCCCCCACTAC ATCACGCGCCGCTACGCCGAGTTCTCCTCGGCCATCGTCAGCATCAACCAGACCTTCCCCAACGAGAAGACGAACgcgctgctggggcagctgcag GTGGAGGTGGAGAACTTCGTGCTGCGCGTGGCCGCCGAGTTCTCGTCCCGCAAGGAGCAGCTCATCTTCCTCATCAACAACTACGACATGATGCTGGGCGTCCTCATG GAGCGAGCGGTGGAGGAGAGCAAAGAGGTGGAGGgtttccagcagctcctctccgcCCGCACGCAG gagttcattgAGGAGCTGCTGTCCCCCCCATTCGGGGGCATGATCGCCTTCGTCAAGGAGGCCGAGGCGCTGCTGGAGAAGGGGCAGCTGGAGCGGCTGCGCGGGGAGGAGG CTCGCGTCACCCAACTGGCTCGAGGCTTCTCCAGCACCTGGAAGGCGTCGGTGGAGTCGCTGAGCCAGGACGTCATGAGGTCCTTCAGCAACTTCAAGAACGGCACCAGCATCATCCAG GGGGCGCTGACGCAGCTGATCCAGTATTACCACCGCTTCCACAAGGTGCTGGCGCAGCCGCCGCTGCGGGCGCTGCCGGCCCGCGCCGACCTCATCAACATCCACCACCTCATGGTGGAGCTCAAGAAGCACAAACCCAACTTCTAA
- the VPS52 gene encoding vacuolar protein sorting-associated protein 52 homolog isoform X1: MATEAAVRGPEPPLEPELEPELGAGPTEAELELEGEELVLDEVDVHIQANLEDALVQEALKTGVDLREYSKQVELELQEVERASIRDYIKESENIASLHNQITACDAILERMEQMLGAFQSDLSSISCEIRALQEHSVAMTLRLRNRRAVRRQLGHLLDQLVVPPAMISAILEAPVTEPQFLEQLRELNGKIDSVKEQAFRDTVACADVQHVLEKLKIKAVTKIREFVLQKIYSFRKPMTNYQIPQNALLKYRFFYQFLLGNDRAVAQELREQYVDTMSKIYLSYFKSYTARLMKIQYEEVAEKDDLMGVEDTAKKGFFSKPSLKNRNTVFTLGNRGGVIAAPELEAPIIVPHAAQKSDLRFPFESLFRSQHYALLDNGCREFAFLCDFFMVAGPSALELFDAVMGKTLAMFLKHMDAYVCDCYDGIAVFLCIHIVLRFRAIMAKRNIPAVDRYWEALLELLWPRFEHILELNIQSIQSTDPQKLGFLDTRPHYITRRYAEFSSAIVSINQTFPNEKTNALLGQLQVEVENFVLRVAAEFSSRKEQLIFLINNYDMMLGVLMERAVEESKEVEGFQQLLSARTQEFIEELLSPPFGGMIAFVKEAEALLEKGQLERLRGEEARVTQLARGFSSTWKASVESLSQDVMRSFSNFKNGTSIIQGALTQLIQYYHRFHKVLAQPPLRALPARADLINIHHLMVELKKHKPNF, from the exons ATGGCGACGGAGGCTGCG GTTCGGGGCCCGGAGCCGCCGCTGGAGCCGGAGCTGGAGCCGGAGTTGGGTGCCGGCCCCACCGAGGCCGAGCTGGAGCTGGAAGGGGAGGAGCTGGTGCTGGATGAAGTGGacg ttCACATCCAGGCCAACCTGGAGGACGCGCTGGTGCAGGAGGCGCTGAAGACG GGCGTGGACCTGCGCGAGTACTCCAAGcaggtggagctggagctgcaggaggtGGAACGCGCGTCCATCCGCGACT ACATCAAGGAGAGCGAGAACATCGCGTCGCTGCACAACCAGATCACGGCGTGCGATGCCATCCTGGAG CGCATGGAGCAGATGCTGGGCGCCTTCCAGAGCGACCTGAGCAGCATCAGCTGCGAGATCCGCGCGCTGCAGGAGCACTCGGTGGCCATGACCCTGCGGCTCCGCAACCGCCGCGCCGTGCGCCGCCAGCTCGGCCACCTCCTGGACCAGCTCGTCGTGCCCCCCGCCATGATCAG CGCCATCCTGGAGGCGCCGGTGACGGAGCCGCAGTTCCTGGAGCAGCTGCGGGAGCTCAACGGGAAGATCGACTCGGTGAAGGAGCAAGCGTTCCGCGACACCGTGGCCTGCGCCGACGTGCAGCACGTCCTGGAGAAGCTCAAGATCAAG GCGGTGACCAAGATCCGCGAGTTCGTGCTGCAGAAGATCTACTCGTTCCGCAAGCCCATGACCAACTACCAGATCCCCCAAAACGCGTTGCTGAAGTACag GTTCTTCTATCAGTTCCTGCTGGGGAACGACCGCGCCGTGGCGCAGGAGCTGCGCGAGCAGTACGTGGACACCATGAGCAAGATCTACCTGTCCTACTTCAAGTCCTACACCGCGCGCCTCATGAAGATCCAg TACGAGGAGGTGGCGGAGAAGGACGATCTGATGGGGGTGGAGGACACGGCCAAGAAGG GCTTCTTCTCCAAGCCCTCGCTGAAGAACCGCAACACGGTGTTCACGCTGGGGAACCGCGGCGGCGTCATCGCGGCGCCCGAGCTGGAGGCGCCCATCATCGTCCCCCACGCCGCGCAGAAGAGCGACCTCAGG TTCCCGTTCGAGTCGCTGTTCCGCAGCCAGCACTACGCGCTGCTGGACAACGGCTGCCGCGAGTTCGCCTTCCTCTGCGACTTCTTCATGGTGGCGGGGCCCAGCGCGCTCGAGCTCTTCGACGCCGTCATGGGCAAGACCCTGGCCATGTTCCTG AAGCACATGGACGCGTACGTGTGCGACTGCTACGACGGCATCGCCGTCTTCCTCTGCATCCACATCGTCCTGCGCTTCCGCGCCATCATGGCCAAGCGCAACATCCCGGCCGTCGACAG gtaCTGGGAggcgctgctggagctgctgtggcCGCGTTTCGAGCACATCCTGGAGCTGAACATCCAGAGCATCCAGAGCACCGACCCCCAGAAACTGGGGTTCCTGGACACGCGCCCCCACTAC ATCACGCGCCGCTACGCCGAGTTCTCCTCGGCCATCGTCAGCATCAACCAGACCTTCCCCAACGAGAAGACGAACgcgctgctggggcagctgcag GTGGAGGTGGAGAACTTCGTGCTGCGCGTGGCCGCCGAGTTCTCGTCCCGCAAGGAGCAGCTCATCTTCCTCATCAACAACTACGACATGATGCTGGGCGTCCTCATG GAGCGAGCGGTGGAGGAGAGCAAAGAGGTGGAGGgtttccagcagctcctctccgcCCGCACGCAG gagttcattgAGGAGCTGCTGTCCCCCCCATTCGGGGGCATGATCGCCTTCGTCAAGGAGGCCGAGGCGCTGCTGGAGAAGGGGCAGCTGGAGCGGCTGCGCGGGGAGGAGG CTCGCGTCACCCAACTGGCTCGAGGCTTCTCCAGCACCTGGAAGGCGTCGGTGGAGTCGCTGAGCCAGGACGTCATGAGGTCCTTCAGCAACTTCAAGAACGGCACCAGCATCATCCAG GGGGCGCTGACGCAGCTGATCCAGTATTACCACCGCTTCCACAAGGTGCTGGCGCAGCCGCCGCTGCGGGCGCTGCCGGCCCGCGCCGACCTCATCAACATCCACCACCTCATGGTGGAGCTCAAGAAGCACAAACCCAACTTCTAA